The proteins below come from a single Bartonella schoenbuchensis R1 genomic window:
- the ssb gene encoding single-stranded DNA-binding protein, whose translation MINKVILVGNLGANPESKTMASGTEVVNFRIATSQSYKDKTTGEKVEKTEWHSIVVFNPHLVKVALQYLSKGSKVYVEGQLQTRKWQDKSGQTHYTTEIILPQYKGELRILDSIKKDGIDMALEAMEQEDKQYLETTLDDNIPF comes from the coding sequence ATGATCAACAAAGTAATTTTAGTAGGCAATCTCGGTGCCAATCCCGAAAGCAAAACAATGGCATCTGGAACAGAGGTGGTGAACTTTCGTATAGCCACGTCACAAAGCTATAAAGATAAAACAACAGGTGAAAAGGTAGAGAAAACAGAATGGCACTCTATCGTGGTTTTTAATCCACATCTTGTAAAGGTTGCACTTCAGTATCTGAGTAAAGGTTCCAAAGTTTATGTTGAAGGTCAATTACAGACGCGTAAATGGCAAGATAAAAGCGGGCAAACACACTACACAACAGAAATTATCTTACCGCAATATAAGGGTGAATTGAGGATCCTTGATAGCATTAAAAAAGATGGTATTGATATGGCTTTGGAAGCGATGGAGCAAGAGGATAAGCAGTATTTAGAAACGACTTTGGATGACAATATCCCGTTTTAA
- a CDS encoding type II toxin-antitoxin system RelE/ParE family toxin — protein MFIIKKTLHFTKWLNSLKDRQAQKKIATRILRLEYGLFGDAKYFHGIGELKINYGPGYRVYFIKQGQEIILLLNGGDKSTQQKDIEKALQIVKEVNDENNTL, from the coding sequence ATGTTTATTATTAAAAAAACCCTGCATTTTACCAAGTGGTTAAATTCCTTAAAAGACAGACAAGCACAAAAGAAAATTGCTACACGTATTTTGCGTCTTGAATATGGTCTTTTTGGTGATGCTAAATATTTTCACGGTATTGGAGAATTAAAAATAAATTATGGTCCTGGTTATCGAGTTTATTTTATAAAACAAGGGCAAGAAATTATTCTACTCCTTAATGGTGGTGATAAATCTACCCAACAAAAGGATATCGAAAAAGCCCTACAAATAGTAAAAGAGGTCAATGATGAAAATAACACCCTTTGA
- a CDS encoding addiction module antidote protein, whose amino-acid sequence MKITPFDASEYFKTPEDFKELLQDALETQNSGYVLHVLGIIARKQGMATVSNKTGLNRESLYRSLSDKGDPKLSTFLNVLSALNLQISLTPTQNEEHTS is encoded by the coding sequence ATGAAAATAACACCCTTTGACGCTAGCGAGTATTTCAAAACGCCTGAAGATTTTAAAGAATTATTACAAGATGCTTTAGAAACTCAAAACAGTGGCTATGTTTTACATGTATTGGGCATTATTGCACGCAAACAAGGAATGGCAACTGTTTCCAATAAAACAGGTTTAAATCGAGAATCTCTTTATCGCTCTTTAAGCGACAAAGGTGATCCTAAGCTCTCAACATTCCTTAATGTTTTGAGTGCTTTAAATTTACAAATTAGCCTAACACCCACCCAAAATGAAGAACACACATCTTGA
- a CDS encoding DUF1376 domain-containing protein: MSTKLPWVRSFPSDCLADTSGMKAFQIATYVILQWHMRRSGEPIFCDQSKLAHSAGCSVKAFNKALDFLLRDQKIVRLEDGRLWSLQIEEELKDCSEHLNKLSERASKAAKARWDKQKS, from the coding sequence ATGTCAACTAAATTACCTTGGGTGCGAAGTTTTCCATCTGATTGCCTTGCCGATACGAGTGGAATGAAAGCATTTCAGATAGCAACATACGTAATATTGCAATGGCACATGCGTAGAAGTGGTGAACCTATTTTTTGTGATCAAAGTAAATTGGCACACAGTGCGGGTTGCTCGGTTAAAGCTTTTAATAAGGCATTAGATTTTTTATTGCGTGATCAAAAAATCGTTCGTTTAGAAGATGGCCGTTTATGGAGTTTGCAAATTGAAGAAGAGTTAAAAGATTGCAGTGAGCACTTAAATAAGCTTTCAGAAAGAGCTTCCAAAGCAGCAAAGGCGAGATGGGACAAACAAAAAAGTTAG
- a CDS encoding DUF1376 domain-containing protein: MATKLPWVKLYPSQFLKELMVLKPEETAVYTILVLLMIDFGGSIPNKTSDLKIVCGCSEWTFRNILESLMNRGYIIRLEDGSLWHTSSAFDLDISNTPSEK; encoded by the coding sequence ATGGCAACGAAATTACCGTGGGTTAAACTTTATCCTAGTCAATTTTTGAAAGAGCTTATGGTTTTGAAGCCAGAAGAAACTGCTGTTTACACAATATTGGTATTGCTCATGATTGATTTTGGTGGATCTATTCCAAACAAAACTTCTGATTTAAAAATTGTGTGCGGCTGTTCAGAGTGGACGTTTCGAAACATATTAGAATCTTTAATGAACCGTGGCTATATCATTCGTTTAGAAGATGGCAGCTTATGGCACACCTCATCAGCATTTGATCTTGATATCAGTAATACACCTTCAGAAAAATAG
- a CDS encoding crossover junction endodeoxyribonuclease RuvC, with translation MDFNSLTILCLDLGTKTGWAISSEDGTIASGTVNFSTRRFEGGGMRYLRFKQWLTETKAILEHIDAVYFEEVRCHIGTDAAHVYGGLLAILTSWCEHHQTPYQGIPIATIKKAMTGRGNAPKTEMIKAVRAKGHEPEDDNEADALAILYLIREGK, from the coding sequence ATGGACTTTAATTCACTAACCATTCTTTGTCTTGATCTAGGTACGAAAACAGGTTGGGCAATTTCTTCTGAAGACGGCACGATAGCCAGTGGAACAGTAAATTTTTCTACACGTCGATTTGAAGGCGGTGGGATGAGGTATTTAAGATTCAAGCAGTGGCTTACAGAAACCAAAGCGATACTAGAGCATATTGACGCAGTGTATTTTGAAGAAGTGCGCTGTCACATTGGTACAGATGCTGCTCATGTTTATGGGGGCTTGTTAGCAATCTTAACCTCTTGGTGTGAACACCATCAGACTCCTTATCAAGGTATCCCCATTGCTACGATTAAGAAAGCAATGACAGGCAGAGGTAATGCCCCAAAAACAGAAATGATTAAGGCTGTGCGTGCAAAAGGACATGAGCCTGAAGATGATAATGAAGCAGATGCTTTGGCAATTTTATATTTAATAAGAGAGGGAAAATAG
- a CDS encoding helix-turn-helix domain-containing protein produces the protein MFKLKSYLSENNITYAAFAVSVGVTQASIARYVNGKRFPHPRIIKKIAKITNNYVSPSDWYQDNFTAVTQNLMQQKETSPSPEFVDGCAVSRAGYEQNDAQQSLGG, from the coding sequence ATGTTTAAGCTAAAATCATATTTATCAGAAAATAATATTACTTATGCTGCATTTGCAGTTTCTGTGGGTGTCACGCAAGCATCAATAGCGCGTTATGTGAATGGAAAGAGGTTTCCTCATCCTAGGATAATAAAAAAAATAGCAAAAATTACAAATAATTATGTAAGCCCTAGTGATTGGTATCAAGACAATTTCACTGCTGTAACGCAAAACTTAATGCAGCAAAAAGAAACATCTCCATCACCTGAGTTTGTTGATGGTTGTGCAGTAAGCAGGGCAGGGTATGAGCAAAACGATGCACAACAATCATTAGGTGGATAA
- a CDS encoding helix-turn-helix domain-containing protein yields MNNLKFFRKKMGLSSKKLAELVGTSQPQIFRLENGQRKLTKEWAIRLAPHLATTPKQLMFSEQQTNSLDEQIQDMLEHLSYDKKVKLLDLLSSFYQEKK; encoded by the coding sequence ATGAATAATTTGAAATTCTTCAGAAAAAAAATGGGCTTAAGCTCTAAAAAATTAGCTGAACTAGTAGGAACGAGTCAGCCACAGATTTTCCGTTTAGAAAATGGACAACGAAAACTAACAAAAGAATGGGCTATACGTCTAGCACCTCACTTAGCCACTACTCCTAAGCAATTAATGTTTTCAGAACAACAAACAAATAGCTTAGACGAACAAATACAAGATATGCTCGAACATCTAAGCTATGATAAAAAAGTTAAACTTCTTGATCTTCTTTCTTCATTCTATCAAGAAAAAAAATAA
- a CDS encoding antA/AntB antirepressor family protein, protein MKAPITIWEHTINQEPVQTVNARELHAFLKIISPFNDWIAYRIKEYGFLENKDFVSFIQILVKSKQNTRPSMEYYLTLEMAKELAMIERNEKGKQARQYFIECERKTKQMTPPQIDYSDPQVILGVFTHLKNESERKDHIIAELTPKTEALERLERCDDLFDINDAAEKLGMRLEDLANYLINHRWIYCRTDKSLVPYYSKINEGLMGYIPKTIQTISGRKKSVPSAKITSKGLKRLSMMLQKQIRTQEEIHGFANAKVADFKRTATTFSSQYI, encoded by the coding sequence ATGAAAGCTCCTATCACCATTTGGGAACACACAATTAATCAAGAACCTGTTCAGACAGTCAATGCACGTGAATTACATGCTTTTTTAAAAATAATTTCTCCTTTTAATGATTGGATAGCTTACCGTATTAAAGAGTATGGTTTTTTAGAAAACAAAGACTTTGTGAGTTTTATTCAAATTTTAGTAAAATCAAAACAAAACACTCGTCCAAGCATGGAATATTACCTTACTTTAGAAATGGCAAAAGAACTTGCTATGATTGAACGTAATGAAAAGGGGAAACAAGCTCGTCAATACTTTATTGAGTGCGAACGAAAAACAAAACAAATGACACCTCCTCAAATTGACTATTCTGATCCTCAAGTCATATTAGGTGTTTTTACGCACTTAAAAAATGAAAGTGAACGCAAAGATCATATCATTGCTGAGTTAACCCCAAAGACAGAAGCACTTGAACGTTTAGAACGCTGTGATGATTTGTTTGATATAAATGATGCAGCAGAAAAGTTAGGCATGCGCCTTGAAGATTTAGCGAATTATTTGATCAATCATCGTTGGATTTATTGCCGTACTGATAAAAGTTTGGTGCCTTATTATAGTAAAATCAATGAAGGACTAATGGGGTATATACCAAAAACCATTCAAACCATTAGTGGAAGAAAAAAGAGCGTTCCTAGTGCAAAGATCACATCCAAAGGATTAAAACGTCTGAGTATGATGCTCCAAAAACAGATCCGCACTCAAGAAGAGATTCACGGCTTTGCTAATGCCAAAGTTGCTGACTTTAAAAGAACAGCAACAACCTTTTCTTCTCAATACATCTAA
- a CDS encoding RecT family recombinase — MTSSLVATVAQKYQLSEQEFREAIFKTCISCDISNAEFLVFIYLANDYGLNPLRKEIYAIPKRGGGIIPVVGYRGWLKIIHSHPNYRKMKIKENFDKEGNLFSVTCAMYFKNDPEPFELTEYFKECKRNTEPWNQWPVRMLRHKALIQCACYAFGFSGIYDKDEAERINEAIYLSEINYTPQNDRVSDDLLAQIKKLMEQTKTEEEKVLSYAKITNFAEMSHETGQIVLRRLEAKQHLQMNEAQQALPLPKQPNTPIQQASMGV; from the coding sequence ATGACATCTTCTCTCGTAGCAACAGTGGCACAAAAATATCAGTTATCAGAACAAGAGTTTCGTGAAGCAATTTTCAAAACTTGTATCAGCTGTGATATCTCTAATGCTGAGTTTTTAGTCTTTATTTATCTTGCCAATGATTATGGATTAAATCCCCTGAGAAAAGAAATATATGCCATCCCTAAAAGAGGGGGCGGTATTATACCGGTTGTCGGTTATAGGGGATGGCTCAAAATTATACATTCACATCCTAACTACAGAAAAATGAAAATTAAAGAAAACTTCGATAAAGAAGGCAATTTGTTTTCTGTTACATGCGCTATGTATTTTAAGAACGATCCAGAGCCATTTGAACTCACAGAATATTTCAAAGAATGTAAGCGAAATACAGAACCTTGGAATCAATGGCCTGTCCGCATGTTGCGTCATAAGGCACTTATACAATGCGCATGCTATGCATTCGGTTTTTCTGGTATTTACGATAAAGACGAAGCTGAACGTATTAATGAGGCTATTTACCTCAGTGAAATTAACTACACCCCCCAAAACGATAGGGTTTCTGATGATTTACTTGCGCAAATCAAAAAATTAATGGAACAAACAAAAACAGAAGAGGAAAAAGTACTCTCTTATGCAAAGATCACAAACTTTGCAGAAATGTCTCATGAGACAGGGCAAATTGTTTTAAGGCGTTTGGAAGCAAAACAACACTTACAAATGAATGAAGCACAACAAGCTTTACCTTTACCAAAACAACCAAACACACCAATTCAACAAGCTTCAATGGGGGTGTGA
- a CDS encoding lambda exonuclease family protein, with the protein MQQRTAEWFQARLGKVTASNISSIINKTAKGLPTSKYEEYKFQLITERLMGKTVSSYETPAMRWGNEHEDSAIEEYSFLYDTPVTRCGFIPHPTIEMAGASPDGLIGDEGLIEVKCPQPITHTRFLLSGEIKPEYILQMQFQMACTGRKWCDFVSYHPWFIDESPHLCIKVIRIPRDDEQIEHINKAVEAFLAEIEQEMQILTKAA; encoded by the coding sequence ATGCAACAAAGAACAGCAGAATGGTTTCAAGCTCGTTTAGGTAAAGTCACAGCTTCAAATATTAGCAGCATTATCAATAAAACAGCTAAGGGCTTACCTACAAGTAAATATGAAGAGTACAAATTCCAACTCATCACAGAACGCTTAATGGGCAAAACAGTATCATCTTATGAAACGCCTGCCATGCGATGGGGAAATGAACATGAAGACAGTGCAATTGAAGAATATAGCTTTCTTTACGATACTCCTGTCACACGATGTGGTTTTATTCCTCACCCAACAATTGAAATGGCAGGCGCTAGTCCTGATGGTCTCATTGGAGATGAGGGTCTCATAGAAGTCAAATGCCCTCAACCAATAACACATACACGTTTTTTGTTAAGTGGTGAAATCAAACCGGAATATATCTTACAAATGCAATTCCAAATGGCTTGCACAGGGCGAAAATGGTGTGATTTTGTTAGCTATCATCCTTGGTTTATAGATGAATCACCTCATTTGTGTATCAAGGTTATACGCATCCCACGCGATGATGAACAGATTGAGCACATTAATAAAGCTGTTGAAGCATTTTTAGCAGAAATAGAACAAGAAATGCAAATCTTGACAAAAGCTGCTTAA
- a CDS encoding SIMPL domain-containing protein, whose translation MTQIIFQLKNANLIKVSMLAAITLLTTSFSVHAEECTMKNSTIVVTATGESQATPDMAIINLSIVTHDKTAQKALVDNNKFMNNVVDSFKKNNIQEHDLQTSNLSIYQSSSDKQQEQKNSENLYEVSNSLTVRIRDLANVGKIFDQAISFGINSVHGITFTNADTKPFYKEARQKAIAEAIEKAETLAQAANLKLGKIIEINENNNSFHPTQRLSRSAQFANYADTNFSSGELNYNVSVTVTFSID comes from the coding sequence ATGACTCAAATAATTTTCCAGTTAAAAAATGCTAACTTAATTAAAGTTTCCATGTTAGCAGCAATAACATTACTAACCACTTCATTCTCTGTACACGCAGAAGAATGTACAATGAAAAATTCAACTATTGTAGTTACTGCAACAGGTGAAAGCCAAGCAACACCAGATATGGCAATTATCAATCTATCTATTGTTACTCACGACAAAACCGCTCAAAAAGCATTAGTGGACAATAATAAATTTATGAACAATGTTGTAGATTCTTTTAAAAAAAATAACATTCAAGAACACGACTTGCAAACATCAAATTTGTCTATTTATCAGTCTAGCTCAGATAAACAGCAAGAACAAAAAAATAGCGAAAACCTCTATGAAGTTTCCAATTCTTTAACAGTGCGTATCCGTGATCTTGCTAACGTTGGTAAAATATTTGATCAAGCAATATCTTTTGGCATTAATTCTGTCCATGGTATTACCTTTACCAATGCTGATACAAAACCTTTTTATAAAGAAGCACGTCAAAAAGCCATTGCTGAAGCTATTGAAAAAGCAGAAACTTTAGCACAAGCAGCTAATTTAAAATTGGGTAAAATCATTGAAATTAATGAAAATAATAATAGCTTTCATCCAACACAGCGCTTAAGCAGAAGTGCACAATTTGCAAACTATGCGGATACAAATTTTTCAAGCGGTGAATTAAACTATAATGTCAGTGTTACTGTAACATTTTCTATCGACTAA
- a CDS encoding YcgN family cysteine cluster protein translates to MSKEAPFWKVKKLEEMSIVEWESLCDGCGFCCLHKVEDENTGYIYATSVACRLLDMETCQCQDYAHRKSIVPDCILLDTATVKKVHWLPKNCAYRLINEGKDLHWWHPLISGNRETVHQAQFSAHGKIEVHENELSSDEAYLQYITGILYEGR, encoded by the coding sequence ATGAGTAAAGAGGCTCCCTTTTGGAAAGTTAAAAAATTAGAAGAGATGTCCATTGTTGAGTGGGAGAGTCTCTGTGATGGTTGTGGCTTTTGTTGTTTGCATAAAGTAGAAGATGAAAACACCGGTTATATTTATGCAACTAGCGTTGCTTGCCGTCTTTTAGATATGGAAACTTGTCAGTGTCAAGATTATGCTCATCGTAAATCAATAGTTCCGGATTGTATATTATTGGATACTGCAACGGTGAAAAAAGTTCATTGGCTGCCAAAAAATTGTGCTTATCGGTTAATTAATGAGGGAAAAGACCTTCATTGGTGGCATCCACTTATATCAGGAAATCGCGAAACAGTACATCAAGCACAATTTTCTGCACACGGGAAGATTGAAGTTCACGAAAATGAATTATCATCTGACGAGGCTTATCTTCAATATATCACCGGCATTTTATATGAGGGCCGGTGA
- the dnaG gene encoding DNA primase → MRFPPDFIDEIRSRLPISTVINQRVTFDPQKSKPARGDFWFCCPFHGEKTPSFHCNDRKGCYYCFGCGVSGNIFTFLCELDGLQFLEAVERLADLAGMKLPVLDPQSYEREMQKASLYDVMGMATDFFQCSLHNKEGEQARYYLGERGVTPELIKRFRIGFAPTKRTALKEALSMRGISVKQMEDCGLLVSGEDVTVPYDRFRNRIIFPIEDLRGRVVAFGGRGLDKNVRAKYLNSPETVLFHKGNMLYNAASARKSNHSIEEKKARSILVVEGYMDVIALTKAGFEKVVAPLGTALTEEQIALLWQIEPDCVFCFDGDDAGLKAAFRVADRVLPLLRVGVSVHFILLPQGEDPDEIIRAGGAPLFNSFLQKSIPLIELLWWRATYGQRFETPETRAALERRLKQEVFTIKDEDVRRYYFQDIKKRLFDFFSPSFLQKKNTAGYGKNQKNEIFKGQSFSSLENSNMVRNLPHSIPLREAVILLILAHYPDLWYENFEVLSKLELKNTELTNFHQSMLEILGSQQIHDKAVMIELLEEKGQKAILERMRNLVQSVGMRTTFTKAPIEDARAVLKQAIYLHLREHHLHKRLQDIEEQLMENPNNEVFDLLRETKTELEQMRATEALIEGFGCWFDEETDESEPNKIK, encoded by the coding sequence ATGCGTTTTCCACCTGATTTCATTGACGAGATCCGCAGCCGATTACCAATTTCAACGGTTATTAACCAAAGGGTGACATTTGACCCTCAAAAAAGCAAGCCCGCACGAGGAGATTTTTGGTTTTGTTGCCCATTTCATGGTGAAAAAACCCCAAGTTTTCACTGTAATGATCGTAAAGGTTGTTATTATTGTTTTGGTTGTGGTGTAAGCGGTAATATTTTCACTTTTCTTTGTGAACTTGATGGATTGCAGTTTTTAGAAGCTGTAGAGCGTTTGGCTGATCTTGCAGGTATGAAACTACCTGTTCTTGATCCACAAAGTTATGAACGTGAAATGCAAAAAGCCAGTCTTTATGATGTTATGGGAATGGCTACGGATTTTTTTCAATGTAGCTTACATAATAAAGAGGGAGAACAGGCGCGTTATTATCTTGGTGAGCGTGGTGTAACACCAGAACTTATAAAACGCTTTCGGATTGGTTTTGCTCCAACAAAGCGTACAGCTTTAAAAGAAGCGTTAAGTATGCGCGGTATTTCGGTAAAGCAGATGGAAGATTGTGGTCTTCTTGTATCGGGTGAGGATGTTACAGTTCCCTACGATCGATTTAGAAATCGTATCATATTTCCTATTGAAGATTTACGTGGGCGTGTAGTGGCTTTTGGAGGGCGCGGATTAGATAAAAACGTGCGAGCGAAATATCTCAATAGTCCTGAAACGGTACTTTTTCATAAGGGAAACATGCTTTACAATGCAGCTTCTGCTCGCAAAAGCAATCATTCCATAGAAGAGAAAAAAGCACGTTCTATTCTTGTCGTTGAAGGCTATATGGATGTAATTGCCTTGACAAAGGCTGGTTTTGAAAAAGTGGTAGCACCTTTGGGGACAGCATTAACAGAGGAACAAATTGCACTTTTATGGCAAATAGAACCTGATTGTGTTTTTTGTTTTGATGGGGATGATGCTGGTTTAAAAGCTGCTTTTCGTGTAGCTGATCGTGTGTTACCCCTTTTAAGAGTGGGGGTATCTGTACATTTTATTTTATTGCCTCAAGGTGAAGATCCAGATGAAATTATTCGTGCTGGTGGTGCTCCTCTTTTTAATTCTTTTTTGCAAAAATCAATTCCACTGATTGAGCTTTTATGGTGGCGCGCTACTTATGGGCAACGTTTTGAAACACCAGAAACACGAGCAGCACTGGAACGAAGACTTAAACAAGAGGTCTTTACGATTAAAGATGAAGATGTGCGTCGTTATTATTTTCAAGATATAAAGAAACGACTTTTTGATTTTTTTTCTCCTTCTTTTTTACAAAAAAAGAATACAGCAGGATATGGTAAAAACCAAAAAAACGAAATATTTAAAGGACAGTCTTTTTCTTCCTTAGAAAATTCTAATATGGTACGTAATTTGCCGCATTCTATTCCTTTGCGTGAGGCAGTTATTTTACTAATTTTAGCTCATTATCCTGATCTTTGGTATGAGAATTTTGAAGTTCTTTCTAAGTTAGAATTAAAAAATACTGAATTAACAAATTTTCATCAGTCGATGCTGGAAATTCTAGGAAGCCAACAGATTCATGATAAAGCAGTAATGATTGAGCTTTTAGAAGAAAAAGGGCAAAAGGCTATTTTAGAACGTATGAGAAATCTTGTGCAAAGCGTTGGTATGCGTACTACTTTTACTAAAGCTCCCATAGAAGATGCTCGTGCTGTATTAAAACAAGCTATCTACTTGCATCTTCGAGAACACCACCTACATAAGAGATTACAAGATATTGAGGAACAACTCATGGAAAATCCTAATAATGAGGTTTTTGATCTACTGCGTGAAACGAAAACTGAATTGGAGCAAATGCGGGCAACAGAAGCTTTGATTGAAGGATTTGGATGTTGGTTTGATGAAGAAACAGATGAGAGTGAGCCAAATAAGATAAAATGA
- a CDS encoding mechanosensitive ion channel family protein, with the protein MTEFLAQYPLLEAISWLIILTLIAILINILARKLLIHKAKQLFSFLPADTTNDTEYTIRHMANTASAFIFSIGVNFIPTLPNPLSTIIRNVSNAFIIFVIVLIISALLNIVNTLYEQRPTSRLKPIKGYIQIAKIALFTVATVLILAKLIDRSPLILFSGLGAMAAVLILVFQDTLLSLVASIQISSTDMVRVGDWIEIPNLGADGDVIEIALHTVKVQNFDKTITNVPIRKLVTDPFKNWRGMQESGGRRIKRSLFIDQSSIRFHKEEEQEYLMQFNLLENYFAKKLPELNEWNAKLDKNRDISANTRRLTNIGTFRAYVLSYLQNHPNITNNMTLMIRQLSPTPNGLPLEIYCFTNTTIWIEYEQIQADIFDHLYSILPSFGLKLFQNPSGYDFVHAFETKQNRKS; encoded by the coding sequence GTGACCGAATTTCTTGCTCAATATCCATTGTTAGAGGCTATTTCTTGGCTCATTATCCTTACTCTTATTGCTATTTTAATTAATATTTTAGCACGCAAACTGCTTATTCATAAAGCAAAACAGCTTTTTTCTTTTCTTCCCGCAGATACAACTAATGACACTGAGTATACCATTCGGCACATGGCTAATACTGCTTCAGCCTTTATTTTTTCAATCGGTGTTAATTTTATCCCTACATTGCCCAATCCACTTAGTACCATTATTCGTAATGTTTCCAACGCTTTTATTATTTTTGTTATTGTCTTAATAATTTCTGCACTTCTCAATATTGTTAATACTCTTTATGAACAACGGCCAACATCGCGGTTAAAACCGATAAAAGGTTATATTCAAATCGCTAAAATTGCACTTTTTACTGTTGCTACTGTTTTAATATTAGCAAAATTGATTGACCGCTCCCCTCTTATCCTCTTTTCCGGTCTTGGTGCGATGGCAGCTGTCTTGATTTTGGTATTTCAAGATACGCTTCTTTCCCTCGTTGCAAGTATTCAAATTTCATCTACTGATATGGTGCGTGTTGGTGATTGGATTGAAATCCCCAATCTCGGTGCAGATGGAGACGTAATTGAAATTGCACTCCACACTGTCAAAGTTCAAAATTTTGATAAAACGATTACCAACGTCCCTATTCGCAAACTTGTAACCGATCCTTTTAAAAATTGGCGTGGTATGCAAGAATCAGGCGGAAGGCGTATCAAACGATCTCTTTTTATTGACCAATCCAGTATCCGATTCCACAAAGAAGAAGAACAAGAATACTTGATGCAATTTAATCTATTAGAAAACTATTTTGCAAAAAAATTACCCGAACTCAATGAATGGAATGCTAAATTAGACAAAAATCGCGATATATCAGCTAATACCCGTCGCTTAACAAACATTGGAACTTTCCGCGCTTATGTTTTATCTTATTTACAAAATCACCCAAATATTACAAATAATATGACACTCATGATACGGCAATTATCCCCTACACCAAATGGTTTGCCTTTAGAAATCTATTGTTTTACGAACACCACTATTTGGATAGAGTACGAACAAATTCAAGCTGATATTTTTGACCATCTTTATTCCATCCTTCCCAGTTTTGGTCTTAAACTTTTTCAAAACCCAAGTGGTTATGATTTTGTTCACGCATTTGAAACCAAACAAAACCGTAAGTCTTAA
- the ubiC gene encoding chorismate lyase, producing MSSTRTRNSILPPLKWLSDQDPSVPITIKDWLMEPGSMTRRLERHCTQLHIKPQRECFITYDELEEEAEHLPDTSRYWLREIVLMGDNQPWLLGRTVIPQETLDDHNQLTNLGNVSLGRYLFNSKELTRDYIHIGQKDALWARRSRLRLADKPLLLTELFLIASPIYKTDLI from the coding sequence ATGTCGAGTACTAGAACGAGAAATTCTATTTTACCACCGCTAAAGTGGTTATCTGATCAAGACCCTTCAGTGCCTATTACTATCAAAGATTGGTTGATGGAACCAGGCTCTATGACTCGTCGTTTGGAACGTCACTGTACTCAGCTACATATTAAACCGCAACGTGAATGCTTCATTACTTATGATGAGCTAGAGGAAGAGGCTGAGCATTTGCCTGATACCTCCCGTTACTGGCTACGCGAAATTGTACTAATGGGAGACAATCAACCTTGGCTTTTGGGGCGTACAGTGATCCCACAAGAAACCCTAGATGATCACAATCAACTAACAAACTTGGGAAATGTATCTCTAGGGCGTTATTTATTTAACAGTAAAGAACTAACCCGTGATTACATTCATATTGGCCAAAAAGATGCGCTATGGGCGCGCCGTTCTCGTTTGCGGCTAGCAGACAAGCCACTATTGCTGACTGAGCTGTTTTTAATTGCTTCACCAATATATAAAACTGACCTTATATAA